Proteins from one Amycolatopsis endophytica genomic window:
- a CDS encoding ADP-ribosylglycohydrolase family protein — MTWLEDRAVAVITGAAVGDALGGATEGWTPEQIEERHGGRVAGIVGPWFPNWRDARPIAPYHKGDGHVTDDTLMTRALVEVYAKRRAHLDAYAMAEDLVPLMIGEPRWVPELESTALLLQRVFLAEKWIVARLHYGHVDPREAGVGNVVNCGAAMYVAPVGIANAGNPRDAYAEAIDLTGAHQSSYGREAAGVFAAMVAASVAPGATVDDVVTAALDVAHDGTAAALHAVVDAFEGWTSAPRNDDEERELARLIRDTVAPFDSVGPAYRQMSMDARRPSRTKSIEELPAALGFVLGHRGDYRGAVLGAVNYGRDADSIAVMAGALCAGLGGTAVVPADWVDAIGEASKMDLRETGRLMASAAADILKADRERALARLRDLDALDKAAS, encoded by the coding sequence GTGACCTGGCTGGAAGACCGAGCGGTGGCGGTGATCACCGGGGCGGCCGTGGGGGACGCGCTGGGCGGTGCCACCGAGGGGTGGACCCCGGAGCAGATCGAGGAACGGCACGGCGGCCGGGTGGCCGGAATCGTCGGCCCGTGGTTCCCGAACTGGCGGGACGCGCGTCCGATCGCGCCCTACCACAAGGGGGACGGGCATGTCACCGACGACACCCTGATGACCCGCGCGCTCGTCGAGGTGTACGCGAAGCGCCGCGCGCACCTCGACGCGTACGCGATGGCCGAGGACCTGGTGCCGCTGATGATCGGGGAGCCGCGCTGGGTTCCCGAGCTGGAGTCGACCGCGCTGTTGCTGCAGCGGGTCTTCCTGGCGGAGAAGTGGATCGTCGCCAGGCTTCACTATGGACATGTCGACCCCCGCGAGGCCGGGGTCGGCAATGTCGTCAACTGCGGCGCGGCGATGTACGTGGCGCCGGTCGGGATCGCCAACGCGGGCAACCCGCGGGACGCCTACGCCGAGGCGATCGACCTGACCGGCGCGCACCAGTCCAGCTACGGTCGTGAGGCGGCCGGCGTGTTCGCGGCGATGGTCGCGGCGTCGGTCGCCCCCGGCGCGACGGTCGACGACGTCGTGACGGCGGCGCTCGACGTCGCGCACGACGGGACCGCCGCGGCCCTGCACGCCGTGGTGGACGCGTTCGAGGGCTGGACGAGCGCTCCGCGGAACGACGACGAGGAGCGCGAGCTGGCCCGGCTGATCCGGGACACGGTCGCGCCGTTCGATTCGGTGGGCCCGGCCTACCGGCAGATGTCGATGGACGCGCGGCGCCCGTCGCGCACCAAGTCGATCGAGGAGCTGCCCGCCGCGCTCGGGTTCGTCCTCGGACATCGCGGCGACTACCGCGGCGCGGTGCTCGGGGCGGTCAACTACGGGCGGGACGCCGACTCGATCGCCGTCATGGCCGGTGCCCTCTGCGCCGGTCTCGGCGGCACCGCGGTGGTGCCCGCGGACTGGGTCGACGCGATCGGGGAGGCCAGCAAGATGGACCTTCGCGAGACCGGGCGCCTGATGGCCTCGGCCGCCGCGGACATCCTGAAAGCGGACCGGGAACGGGCCCTCGCGCGGCTGCGGGACCTCGACGCGCTCGACAAGGCGGCGTCGTGA
- a CDS encoding ADP-ribosylglycohydrolase family protein, producing MRLTWAQPEDLLAHELVQSAAEGRDVTAIRDRWVAAGGDPVPAVSGAGPNPAPPERRALARELLDELAAPTGPDDWDAIVALLPPAPDLPAGRDRVLDAWTGRAAGCLLGKPVEKIPREGIEEILRATGRWPLDRWFTAVGLPDEVAARWPWNRRSAPTSLEENIDGMPEDDDLNYPMLALTLLEQRGRLFTTDDVAQLWLDNLPAGRVFTAERAAYRNILDARPVPETATHHNPFREWIGALIRADVFGWVSPGDVRAAARMAWTDARLSHTRNGIYGAMWAAALASASMVCDTVDEVLDAAETVVPPGSALANAIRFGRSADSLDRLHEEYGGLHWVHVLNNAAVIAHALARGGGEFGPSVSLAVTAGWDTDSAAATVGGVVGALHGVPEQWAKPLDNRIATSLPGGEQRITDLAARTAALTVERGAA from the coding sequence GTGAGGCTGACCTGGGCCCAGCCCGAGGACCTGCTGGCCCACGAGCTGGTGCAGTCCGCCGCGGAGGGCCGGGACGTCACCGCGATCCGGGACCGCTGGGTCGCGGCCGGTGGCGACCCGGTGCCCGCGGTCAGCGGCGCCGGGCCGAACCCGGCGCCGCCGGAACGGCGGGCGCTGGCGCGTGAGTTGCTCGACGAGCTGGCCGCGCCGACGGGACCGGACGACTGGGACGCCATCGTCGCGCTGCTGCCGCCCGCGCCGGACCTGCCCGCCGGACGCGACCGCGTGCTCGACGCGTGGACCGGCCGTGCCGCGGGATGTCTGCTCGGCAAGCCGGTGGAGAAGATCCCGCGTGAGGGCATCGAGGAGATCCTGCGCGCGACCGGACGCTGGCCGCTCGACCGCTGGTTCACCGCCGTCGGCCTGCCGGACGAGGTCGCCGCGCGGTGGCCGTGGAACCGCCGCTCGGCCCCGACCTCCCTGGAAGAGAACATCGACGGGATGCCGGAGGACGACGACCTCAACTACCCGATGCTCGCGCTGACCCTGCTGGAACAGCGCGGCCGCCTGTTCACCACCGACGATGTCGCCCAGCTGTGGCTGGACAACCTGCCCGCGGGGCGGGTGTTCACGGCCGAGCGCGCGGCCTACCGCAACATCCTCGACGCCCGCCCGGTGCCCGAAACCGCCACGCACCACAACCCGTTCCGCGAGTGGATCGGGGCGCTCATCCGCGCCGACGTGTTCGGCTGGGTCTCGCCGGGCGACGTGCGTGCGGCGGCGCGAATGGCGTGGACCGATGCCCGCCTCAGCCATACGCGCAACGGCATCTACGGCGCGATGTGGGCCGCCGCGCTGGCTTCGGCGTCGATGGTCTGCGACACCGTCGACGAGGTGCTCGATGCGGCGGAAACCGTTGTCCCGCCGGGAAGTGCCCTGGCGAATGCGATCCGCTTCGGACGGTCGGCGGACAGCCTCGACCGCCTGCACGAGGAGTACGGCGGCCTGCACTGGGTCCACGTGCTCAACAACGCGGCCGTGATCGCGCACGCGCTGGCCCGCGGTGGCGGGGAGTTCGGCCCGAGCGTGTCGCTGGCCGTGACGGCCGGATGGGACACCGATTCGGCGGCGGCTACTGTCGGTGGGGTCGTCGGCGCCCTGCACGGGGTGCCGGAGCAGTGGGCGAAACCGCTGGACAACCGCATCGCGACCTCGCTGCCCGGCGGCGAGCAGCGCATCACCGACCTCGCGGCCCGCACGGCCGCGCTGACCGTGGAACGAGGTGCCGCATGA
- a CDS encoding ABC transporter substrate-binding protein: MKSRRVVAAALAAVTSLVLAACSGGSGDDGGPVTLKFQSLSDQPAAIAATNKIVDDWNKAHPDVHVEVVQAGWDGVYDKLITQFNAGSAPDIIHYEAAGVVPFARDGYLADLSPYLTEAKKADIPKGVLDSVTVDGQVIAQPTELQSYVVFANKSLLDKAGVAVPTGDTMTWDQLRDIAKATTRDGAYGLSWGLSSPTASMVALAPAFGGQYFEGTGTDAKISIGQGEMALPQLVDAMAHQDNSILPVTLTQSGSKALAPFYAGQTAMTIQGSFQAANIAKDAPAGFDWVVLPPLAGPAGPAQAANPQTLSVNRDSEHVEQAAQFIDFFTSTENLAALNEADALIPATTSARDALDTKLGAQNGWKEILASGQYLTSAPYLFVDKYAQWKDTVATPAYQKFLAQQIDANGLSKELSDGWDSINR, encoded by the coding sequence ATGAAGTCTCGACGTGTCGTGGCCGCCGCGCTCGCGGCGGTCACGAGCCTGGTGCTCGCCGCGTGCTCCGGTGGCAGCGGTGATGACGGCGGTCCGGTGACGTTGAAGTTCCAGTCCCTGTCCGACCAGCCGGCGGCGATCGCGGCGACGAACAAGATCGTCGACGACTGGAACAAGGCCCACCCCGACGTGCACGTCGAGGTCGTGCAGGCGGGCTGGGACGGCGTCTACGACAAGCTGATCACCCAGTTCAACGCGGGCAGCGCGCCGGACATCATCCACTACGAGGCGGCCGGGGTCGTCCCGTTCGCCCGCGACGGCTATCTGGCCGATCTGTCGCCCTACCTCACGGAGGCGAAAAAGGCCGACATCCCGAAGGGCGTGCTGGATTCGGTCACGGTCGACGGCCAGGTGATCGCCCAGCCGACCGAGCTGCAGTCCTACGTGGTCTTCGCCAACAAGTCGCTGCTGGACAAGGCCGGGGTCGCCGTGCCGACCGGGGACACGATGACCTGGGACCAGCTGCGGGACATCGCCAAGGCGACCACCCGTGACGGCGCCTACGGCCTGAGCTGGGGCCTGTCCAGCCCGACCGCGTCGATGGTCGCGCTGGCGCCCGCGTTCGGCGGCCAGTACTTCGAGGGCACCGGCACCGACGCGAAGATCTCCATCGGCCAGGGCGAGATGGCGCTGCCGCAGCTCGTCGACGCCATGGCGCACCAGGACAACTCGATCCTGCCGGTCACGCTGACCCAGTCCGGATCGAAGGCGCTCGCGCCGTTCTACGCGGGCCAGACCGCGATGACGATCCAGGGTTCGTTCCAGGCGGCCAACATCGCCAAGGACGCACCCGCCGGGTTCGACTGGGTCGTGCTGCCGCCGCTGGCCGGGCCCGCCGGTCCCGCGCAGGCCGCGAACCCGCAGACGCTGTCGGTGAACAGGGACTCCGAGCACGTCGAGCAGGCCGCGCAGTTCATCGACTTCTTCACCAGCACCGAGAACCTGGCCGCCCTCAACGAGGCCGACGCGCTGATCCCGGCGACCACCTCGGCCCGCGACGCGCTCGACACCAAGCTCGGCGCGCAGAACGGCTGGAAGGAGATCCTGGCCTCGGGCCAGTACCTCACCTCGGCGCCCTACCTGTTCGTCGACAAGTACGCGCAGTGGAAGGACACCGTCGCGACCCCGGCCTACCAGAAGTTCCTGGCACAGCAGATCGACGCGAACGGCCTGTCCAAGGAACTGTCCGACGGCTGGGACTCCATCAACCGGTAG
- a CDS encoding carbohydrate ABC transporter permease, translating into MRVLLRPAQYLALAAYILFLGFPLLWLVSASVKSSGELNSLTVSLLPDQWHWSNYSEALDRQGLIHSAGNSLIVALVSTALVIVIALPASYVLARLRGKVRAAGVGWILTSQVFPVVLVILPLFLILRTIGLSDSLAGLTLVHTTYTLPFALWMLQGYVTAIPVDLEEAGAMDGAGRWTVLRRIVFPLLMPGIVATAMFSFVSSWNEFFFALVLLQSPENYTLPITLNMFIGGEGKVALGPLAAGAVLAAIPSIVFFTLLRRRLTSGLMAGAVKG; encoded by the coding sequence ATGCGAGTCCTCCTGCGTCCCGCCCAGTACCTGGCACTGGCCGCCTACATCCTGTTCCTCGGTTTCCCGTTGCTGTGGCTGGTCTCGGCGTCGGTGAAGTCCTCGGGTGAGCTGAACTCGCTCACCGTCAGCCTGCTGCCCGACCAGTGGCACTGGAGCAACTACTCCGAGGCGCTCGACCGGCAGGGCCTGATCCACTCGGCGGGCAACAGCCTGATCGTCGCGCTGGTGTCCACCGCGCTGGTGATCGTCATCGCGCTGCCCGCGTCCTACGTGCTCGCCCGGCTGCGGGGCAAGGTCCGCGCCGCCGGGGTCGGCTGGATCCTGACCTCGCAGGTGTTCCCGGTCGTGCTGGTGATCCTGCCGCTGTTCCTGATCCTGCGCACCATCGGGCTGTCCGACAGCCTGGCCGGGCTGACGCTCGTCCACACCACGTACACGCTGCCGTTCGCGCTGTGGATGCTGCAGGGCTACGTCACCGCGATCCCGGTGGACCTGGAGGAAGCCGGCGCGATGGACGGCGCGGGCCGGTGGACCGTGCTGCGGCGGATCGTCTTCCCGCTGCTGATGCCGGGCATCGTGGCCACCGCGATGTTCAGCTTCGTCTCCTCCTGGAACGAGTTCTTCTTCGCGCTCGTCCTCCTGCAGTCGCCCGAGAACTACACCCTGCCGATCACGCTGAACATGTTCATCGGCGGCGAGGGCAAGGTCGCGCTCGGGCCGCTGGCCGCGGGCGCCGTGCTCGCCGCGATCCCCAGCATCGTCTTCTTCACCCTCCTGCGCCGCAGGCTCACCAGTGGGCTGATGGCCGGGGCGGTGAAGGGATGA
- a CDS encoding ribokinase: protein MTGQVVVVGSANVDLVVDVPRHPGGGETILGGDLRRSPGGKGANSAVAAARAGGADTTFAAALGADDSAALLLESLDRAGVRTDLVSRVDAPTGTALITVSPDGENAIVVAPGANLRLELTAGHVDRIAHADVVLAQLEIPLDMVRAAAAARRPGAVMVLNAAPSQDLPDDIWAALDLLIVNEYEAADLAHAQAAPEELAAALLERVPAVVITLGAEGSLVAERDREPVRVPGVEVKAVDTTGAGDTFCGVLAAGLARGLALPEAARLAGVAAALAVTRPGAQDAVPALAEVEEAS from the coding sequence ATGACCGGGCAGGTCGTGGTCGTCGGCTCGGCCAACGTCGACCTCGTCGTCGACGTGCCCCGTCACCCCGGAGGCGGGGAGACCATCCTGGGCGGCGACCTGCGCCGCAGCCCCGGCGGCAAGGGCGCGAACTCGGCGGTGGCCGCGGCGCGGGCCGGGGGAGCGGACACCACCTTCGCCGCCGCTCTGGGTGCGGACGACTCGGCCGCGCTGCTGCTGGAATCGCTGGATCGGGCCGGGGTCCGCACCGATCTCGTGTCCCGTGTGGACGCTCCGACCGGGACGGCATTGATCACGGTGTCCCCGGACGGGGAGAACGCGATCGTGGTGGCGCCGGGCGCGAACCTCCGCCTGGAGCTGACCGCCGGGCACGTGGACCGCATCGCGCATGCCGATGTCGTGCTGGCCCAGCTGGAAATCCCGCTGGACATGGTGCGCGCGGCCGCGGCGGCACGGCGTCCGGGCGCGGTGATGGTGCTCAACGCGGCGCCCTCGCAGGACCTGCCGGACGACATCTGGGCCGCGCTGGACCTGCTCATCGTCAACGAGTACGAGGCCGCGGACCTCGCCCACGCCCAGGCCGCGCCCGAAGAGCTGGCCGCGGCCCTGCTGGAGCGCGTGCCCGCCGTGGTGATCACGCTCGGCGCGGAGGGTTCGCTGGTGGCCGAACGGGACCGCGAACCGGTGCGCGTGCCGGGCGTCGAGGTGAAGGCCGTCGACACGACCGGCGCCGGGGACACGTTCTGCGGGGTGCTCGCCGCAGGGCTGGCCCGTGGCCTGGCCCTGCCCGAAGCGGCCCGGCTCGCCGGGGTGGCGGCCGCGCTCGCGGTGACGCGGCCCGGCGCGCAGGACGCGGTCCCGGCACTGGCCGAGGTCGAGGAGGCGTCATGA
- a CDS encoding carbohydrate ABC transporter permease produces the protein MTLAPATRAPAPAPAPRGRKGAQARSRRREAIALVMPSLIPILVLSVAPLVMGLALAFTDARLVRNPDYDFTGIENFTRLAGNSFFWDSLRIGLIWTVGVTVLQLAASMGLALLLNSGLKLQGLTRVLALIPWAMPPVVVAIMWQMIYSANGGPLNAFLGSVGLPDDINWLGDFSTALPAVIVVGVWVGMPQTTVTLLAGLQQIPQDLHEAASVDGAGAWRRFTAVTWPSLRPIVASITSLNFIWNFNSFSLVYVLTEGGPGGKTMVPVLFIYLEAFKNRNIGYAAAMGLVLVIIVVALLAIYLRSQFRDDRAGQGR, from the coding sequence ATGACCCTGGCCCCGGCCACCCGGGCCCCCGCACCCGCACCGGCGCCCCGCGGGCGCAAGGGCGCCCAGGCGCGTTCCCGCCGCCGCGAAGCGATCGCGCTGGTGATGCCGTCGCTGATCCCGATCCTCGTGCTCAGCGTCGCGCCACTGGTGATGGGCCTGGCGCTGGCGTTCACCGACGCCCGCCTGGTCCGCAACCCGGACTACGACTTCACCGGCATCGAGAACTTCACGCGCCTGGCGGGCAACTCGTTCTTCTGGGACAGCCTCCGCATCGGTCTGATTTGGACGGTCGGGGTCACGGTACTGCAGCTGGCCGCCTCGATGGGCCTGGCGCTGCTGCTGAATTCCGGGCTGAAACTGCAGGGCCTGACCCGCGTGCTCGCCCTGATCCCGTGGGCGATGCCGCCGGTCGTCGTGGCGATCATGTGGCAGATGATCTACTCGGCCAACGGCGGGCCGCTCAACGCGTTCCTGGGCAGCGTCGGCCTGCCCGACGACATCAACTGGCTCGGCGACTTCTCCACGGCCCTGCCCGCGGTGATCGTCGTCGGCGTGTGGGTCGGCATGCCGCAGACCACGGTCACGCTGCTGGCCGGGTTGCAGCAGATCCCGCAGGACCTGCACGAAGCGGCGTCGGTGGACGGTGCGGGCGCGTGGCGGCGGTTCACGGCCGTCACCTGGCCCAGCCTGCGGCCGATCGTCGCCTCGATCACGTCGCTGAACTTCATCTGGAACTTCAACTCGTTCTCGCTGGTCTACGTCCTCACCGAGGGCGGGCCGGGCGGAAAGACCATGGTGCCGGTGCTCTTCATCTACCTCGAAGCGTTCAAGAACCGCAACATCGGATACGCGGCCGCGATGGGACTGGTGCTGGTCATCATCGTCGTGGCGCTGCTGGCGATCTACCTGCGGTCGCAGTTCCGCGACGACCGCGCCGGGCAGGGGCGGTGA
- a CDS encoding LLM class flavin-dependent oxidoreductase yields the protein MKKIGFLSFGHHQPGTPTATAGEALRQMVELAVVAEELGVDGAYLRVHHFAPQFSTPFPLLAAMAARTERIELGTGVIDMRYENPLYMAEQAAATDLLSGERLQLGISRGSPEPALDGAAAFGYVPAEGETDADLARRHTGIFRAALTGAGVVRADPRTGRRGLLAVEPRSASLPERIWWGSGTRATAKWTAAQGMNLMSSTLLTEDTGVPFDELQAEQIALFREEWARAGHLREPRVSVSRSVIPITTDTDRRFFGRERDSEDQVGWLDGGIARFGKSYAGEPDVIAKQLADDAAVQAADTVLVTVPNQLGVDYNAHLLESIVRDVAPGAGWR from the coding sequence GTGAAGAAAATCGGGTTCCTGTCGTTCGGGCACCACCAGCCCGGCACACCCACCGCGACAGCCGGGGAAGCCCTGCGGCAGATGGTCGAGCTGGCGGTCGTGGCCGAGGAGCTGGGTGTGGACGGCGCCTACCTCCGCGTGCACCACTTCGCGCCGCAGTTCTCGACGCCCTTCCCGCTGCTGGCGGCGATGGCGGCGCGCACGGAACGCATCGAGCTGGGCACCGGCGTCATCGACATGCGCTACGAGAACCCGCTGTACATGGCGGAACAGGCCGCGGCCACCGACCTGCTCAGCGGTGAGCGCCTGCAGCTGGGCATCAGCCGCGGCTCCCCCGAGCCCGCGCTCGACGGCGCCGCCGCCTTCGGGTACGTCCCGGCCGAGGGCGAAACCGACGCCGACCTGGCACGCCGGCACACCGGGATCTTCCGCGCCGCCCTCACCGGCGCCGGCGTCGTCCGGGCCGATCCCCGGACGGGCCGCCGCGGTCTGCTGGCCGTCGAACCGCGGTCGGCGTCGCTGCCGGAACGCATCTGGTGGGGCAGCGGCACCCGTGCCACCGCGAAGTGGACCGCCGCGCAGGGCATGAACCTGATGAGCTCGACCCTGCTCACCGAGGACACCGGCGTGCCGTTCGACGAACTGCAGGCCGAGCAGATCGCGCTCTTCCGCGAGGAATGGGCCAGGGCCGGTCACCTCCGCGAGCCGCGGGTGTCGGTGAGCCGCAGCGTCATCCCGATCACCACCGACACCGACCGCCGCTTCTTCGGCCGCGAACGCGACAGCGAGGACCAGGTGGGCTGGCTCGACGGCGGGATCGCCCGCTTCGGCAAGTCCTACGCCGGCGAACCCGACGTGATCGCCAAGCAGCTCGCCGACGACGCGGCCGTGCAGGCCGCCGACACGGTTCTCGTCACGGTGCCCAACCAGCTCGGCGTGGACTACAACGCGCACCTGCTGGAGTCCATCGTCCGCGACGTCGCGCCCGGAGCCGGCTGGCGCTGA
- a CDS encoding LacI family DNA-binding transcriptional regulator: MTSTRATLLQVAERAGVSLASTSRALHGTGASPAMIERVRAAAEELGYSPDAIGRSLRMKKTFQIAFAVADIGNPVYVEMMGAIHEVLAPHGYRVVVMTTGDTSTSTTDLVRSLNSGFVDGMIVSPLRTDDRLIREIRQTPVPVVVIGRALDAHGISSVSTDSAGGIGQAVRHLQELGRTRLGFLNGPLDTTPGEARQRGFHAAAGGNHTTETAKDFTVAAGLVAARRLLANAPERLDAIVAANDLLAIGAIHAARELRLSVPDDIAVTGMDDTELGRVFHPTLTSVSLGSTERGRAAARLMLRLADDGDHDAQQVTVGPELIVRGSTVPAAGGLIEGGQR, from the coding sequence ATGACGTCTACACGGGCCACGCTGCTGCAGGTGGCCGAGCGGGCCGGGGTGTCACTGGCCTCGACCTCGCGTGCCCTGCACGGGACCGGCGCGAGCCCGGCGATGATCGAGCGCGTGCGGGCCGCCGCGGAGGAGCTGGGGTACAGCCCGGACGCCATCGGCCGCTCGCTGCGGATGAAGAAGACCTTCCAGATCGCGTTCGCGGTCGCGGACATCGGCAACCCGGTCTACGTCGAGATGATGGGGGCCATCCACGAGGTTCTCGCACCGCACGGGTACCGCGTCGTGGTCATGACCACCGGCGACACCTCCACCTCGACCACCGACCTGGTCCGCAGCCTGAACAGCGGCTTCGTCGACGGCATGATCGTCAGCCCGCTGCGCACCGACGACCGGCTGATCCGGGAAATCCGGCAGACCCCGGTGCCGGTCGTCGTGATCGGGCGCGCGCTGGACGCCCACGGCATCAGCTCGGTCTCCACCGACTCCGCGGGCGGCATCGGCCAGGCCGTCCGGCACCTGCAGGAACTCGGCCGCACCAGGCTCGGCTTCCTCAACGGGCCACTCGACACCACCCCCGGTGAAGCCCGCCAGCGGGGCTTCCACGCCGCGGCGGGCGGGAACCACACCACCGAGACCGCCAAGGACTTCACCGTCGCCGCGGGCCTCGTCGCCGCCCGCCGTCTCCTCGCGAACGCACCGGAACGGCTCGACGCGATCGTCGCCGCCAACGATCTTCTCGCCATCGGCGCCATCCACGCCGCGCGCGAACTCCGCCTCTCGGTCCCGGACGACATCGCGGTGACCGGCATGGACGACACCGAGCTGGGCCGCGTCTTCCACCCCACGCTCACCAGCGTGTCCCTCGGCTCGACCGAACGCGGGCGCGCCGCCGCGCGGCTCATGCTCCGCCTCGCCGACGACGGCGACCACGACGCGCAGCAGGTCACCGTCGGTCCCGAGCTGATCGTGCGCGGATCCACCGTTCCCGCCGCAGGCGGTCTCATCGAGGGAGGTCAGCGATGA
- a CDS encoding SUMF1/EgtB/PvdO family nonheme iron enzyme → MTYAFDPLVPRPIDRPTEVPLGPLTEEQLVALDEAKIFAAPGDPADRPAWRERLREWREDSRARHGYTGGAYERPGAAWAARCRTVAQVWLWDELLYDFEQHRFTPDRFLADARERFAGLDAVVLWHAYPVIGLDDRNQWDFYRDVPGLTGLVRQFHDAGLHVFVDYNPWDVGTRRGGDDLTELASLVAGLGADGVFLDTLKKAEPEFVEALERAKPGIVLEGESKLPVERIADHASSWAQFFADSPVPGVLRAHFYERRHMQHHVRRWHRDHTEELQSAWLNGVGVMVWEVVFGVWVGWSRRDAATVSRMVTVQRAAEDLLLHGEWTPLAELAPGAEEAGVYGSRWDLGDRILWTVVNRSDEDYDGPVVDGTPLLGESVPARGIAAFTRGWVPELPGLPHDPDARFPHRLAVRRQPAKSTGEPEPDAVVVPAGPYVLTVRYRARETGMYQGAPYVDEWKPLPPRLHDARTLQRDGVLANPVAIAATEVTNAQFAGFVRATGYRPAESHRFLAGSGADHEPVTYVDLDDARAYCAWRGGRLPTEDEWQLAGETGLLRRGEPAVWNWTESEHSDGRTRFVMLKGGSDYRAEGSDWYVEGGRHEPDHSVKLLLPGLGLARGATVGFRCAWDLPEVTA, encoded by the coding sequence ATGACCTATGCCTTCGACCCGCTGGTGCCGCGCCCGATCGACCGGCCGACGGAGGTGCCGCTCGGGCCGCTCACCGAGGAGCAGCTGGTCGCGCTGGACGAGGCGAAGATCTTCGCCGCGCCCGGTGACCCCGCCGACCGTCCGGCCTGGCGCGAGCGCCTGCGCGAGTGGCGCGAGGACTCCCGTGCCCGTCACGGCTACACCGGCGGGGCCTACGAGCGGCCCGGCGCGGCCTGGGCGGCGCGTTGCCGCACGGTCGCGCAGGTGTGGCTGTGGGACGAACTGCTCTACGACTTCGAGCAGCACCGGTTCACGCCCGACCGGTTCCTCGCCGACGCCCGCGAACGCTTCGCCGGTCTGGACGCCGTCGTGCTGTGGCACGCCTACCCGGTGATCGGCCTCGACGACCGCAACCAGTGGGACTTCTACCGCGACGTGCCCGGTCTCACCGGCCTCGTGCGGCAGTTCCACGACGCGGGCCTGCACGTGTTCGTCGACTACAACCCGTGGGACGTCGGCACCCGCCGCGGCGGGGACGACCTCACCGAACTGGCCTCGCTGGTCGCCGGCCTCGGCGCGGACGGCGTCTTCCTGGACACGCTCAAGAAGGCCGAACCGGAGTTCGTCGAGGCGCTGGAACGCGCGAAGCCCGGGATCGTGCTGGAGGGCGAGTCGAAGCTGCCGGTCGAGCGGATCGCCGACCACGCCTCGTCGTGGGCCCAGTTCTTCGCCGATTCGCCGGTTCCCGGCGTGCTGCGCGCGCACTTCTACGAGCGGCGGCACATGCAGCACCACGTCCGCCGCTGGCACCGCGATCACACCGAGGAGCTGCAGTCGGCGTGGCTCAACGGGGTCGGCGTCATGGTGTGGGAGGTCGTGTTCGGCGTGTGGGTCGGGTGGTCCCGGCGCGACGCGGCGACCGTGTCGCGCATGGTGACCGTGCAGCGCGCGGCCGAAGACCTGTTGCTGCACGGTGAGTGGACGCCGCTGGCCGAGCTGGCGCCCGGTGCCGAAGAGGCGGGCGTGTACGGGTCCCGGTGGGATCTCGGCGACCGGATACTGTGGACGGTCGTCAACCGGAGCGACGAGGACTACGACGGTCCGGTCGTGGACGGCACGCCGTTGTTGGGCGAGAGTGTTCCGGCGCGGGGCATCGCGGCGTTCACGCGCGGATGGGTTCCGGAACTTCCCGGCCTGCCGCACGATCCCGACGCCCGGTTCCCGCACCGGCTCGCCGTGCGCCGTCAGCCGGCGAAGAGCACCGGGGAGCCGGAGCCGGACGCCGTGGTCGTGCCCGCCGGGCCGTACGTCCTGACCGTGCGGTACCGCGCGCGGGAAACCGGAATGTACCAGGGTGCGCCCTACGTCGACGAGTGGAAACCGTTGCCACCACGGCTGCACGACGCGCGGACCCTCCAGCGGGACGGTGTCCTGGCGAACCCGGTGGCGATCGCGGCGACCGAGGTGACGAACGCGCAGTTCGCCGGGTTCGTGCGCGCCACCGGCTATCGGCCCGCCGAGTCGCACCGGTTCCTGGCGGGCAGCGGTGCCGACCACGAGCCGGTGACGTATGTGGACCTCGACGACGCCCGCGCCTACTGCGCGTGGCGCGGCGGGCGACTGCCCACGGAGGACGAATGGCAGCTCGCCGGTGAGACGGGGTTGCTGCGGCGCGGCGAACCAGCGGTGTGGAACTGGACGGAGAGCGAGCACTCCGACGGCCGCACCCGGTTCGTGATGCTCAAGGGCGGCAGCGACTACCGCGCGGAGGGGTCCGACTGGTACGTCGAGGGCGGCCGCCACGAGCCGGACCACAGCGTGAAACTGCTCCTGCCGGGCCTCGGCCTGGCCCGCGGCGCGACCGTCGGGTTCCGCTGCGCGTGGGACCTCCCGGAGGTGACCGCATGA